The Drosophila suzukii chromosome X, CBGP_Dsuzu_IsoJpt1.0, whole genome shotgun sequence DNA window CAGCGATGATCCGATCGAGAAGGACCTGGAGCACTACCTAGAGCCGCTGGCGAAGCTGTGCGACGTGATCAGCAAGTGGGAGACAGCGTTGCGGGAAAAAGGTTCAGGCAAGTTTGAGAATTCTCGGGTGATCCAATTGAGCTACAAAAACCGTCTATACTGGAAGCACACCATCAAGTGCGAGACGGACAAAGAGCGCTTGCTTCTATGCTACCAAACCAACTCCCAGATAGTCCAGGGCCGATTCCCTCTGTCCAGAGAACTGGCTTTGGAGCTATCCTCGCTGATGTCGCAGATCGACATGGGTGACTACTCGCTGGAGAAGTCCAGAGATGTGGGTGTGGGCCTGAAGGGTCTAGACAAGTTTTACCCGTATCGCTATAGGGACGCCCTGGGTGCCGAGCAACTGAAGGATGTGCAGGAGCTGCTGGTCTCTAAGTGGATGCTGCTTAAGGGTCGCTCCACCTTGGACTGTGTGCGCATTTACCTCACCTGCTGTAGAAAGTGGCCTTATTTTGGGGCCTGTTTGTTTCAGGCGAAGCCAAGACAAAGTCCAGAATCCAACAGCGCCACGGCAACTACTCCGGTTGCTTGGTTGGCAGTAGCGGAAGATGCCCTGAATGTCCTTGAACTGTCCACAATGGCCCCGGTGGCCAGGTATCCTTATAGTTCTGTCATGACCTTTGGCGGCTGCCAGGATGACTTTATGGTAGTAGTGTCCCACGATGATGGCGGAGGTTGTGAGCAAAAGCTTCTATTTGCAATGAGTAAGCCCAAGATCTTGGAAATCACGCTGCTCATAGCGGACTACATGAATGCTCTGGGTCACACAGTTCCCGGAACTCCGCAGATGAACTCCCTGACCCGGAATGGATCGCATCGCTCGCTGAGAGCCTCCCAGCGTCAGGCCTTAGCTGGTGGCTCGGCAGTGGCCACAGGGTTCTCCACGAATGCCACTACCACGGCTCACAACACGCTCAATTCGCATGCGACGCACACGCTTAACTCAAACCACTCGCACACGCTAAGTAGCTCTCATCACGCCGGCGGAGGAAGTCAGCCGGGAACACTGAGTTCGGGTCACCATCAGCACCACCATcaccagcagcaccaccagccTGATATACTAAAGAGTACGCCGGATCATCAGAGGGTCAAGTAGAACTGATTTGAATCTCAAGAGGGGCGTTAATAACAAAGGATCACGGACAGAAGGACAACTAATAAAACAATAATTCCTCATGGATCAAGGGTGCCGGAAAAGAGTATTATGGATCCTTGCTGAAGGATCCCGCATTGTACATAAACGAGGATCGCAGCTCAACAGACATACATATACAACTAAACAGATACATATTCATCAGCCTAGTGGCAACAATTATATACATAACGATAGATGGATAACGATAGCGATAGCAGTAGAGAGACTACTTAGCCTGATCGGCCTGAAATGGACCTTATTCTTCTTGCGCACCATTCACTGATGTTTTTTCTGAGCTAACAACGGTACTCGTActctaaatttaaattgtaaacagCAGCAAGCATATacatacaatttaatttttttttaatagtcCTAAGACCAACGTACCCGAATGCACGAGGTATGTGAAAAACCGTGAACAGAACCGGTTGACTTGTTATTGtcctatttttttttctttttcttatttttttaccatCAAACAAGCAACCAAATTGCAAAACACACCAATATATACATTATAATTCAGTGTTCTCGCTCTTCGATGATTTGTAATGAATCTCAATTTGTAATTGTCCCTCCATGCGCAAAACTGCCTTTTGAATTTGTAGATGTCAGAGCCAAGAACGTGAGAAACAAAAGAatacaaacaaacaaaacagcCAAAAACAAGCGAAGTAGAATTAGCAGGAACCAATCGAGAAATTAagcaaatattttgtaaagGATTTTTAAGCCTAGTGCAGGACGACCATCAACCAAGCATCCCCATTTACATCTAGATATTTACAGATACCCCCCAATTCGTATGGTTTCCGCTTCAACTCGAGCAGCGATTTTATGGTCGacgtatttaatttttaaacgcGTTTAAGCCTGTGCAAAGGCTAgatgtatacaaaaatttcaTTCACCAGAGCTTCAGCAGAATTataacatacatatatactttttaagtTAGATAAACACTCCACCCAATTAATTATTGCCCACTTTTTTACACTGCCCCACAGAAGCATATGCATTCATATAGTTAtatagaaagggtatacaTGTATTCGGATTCGatatttaacaaaattatatacACCAAATTAACGATATAACAGTGTTTATGGTAACAGCTCATTTTTTTCCTAACTGTAAAGATTTGATATTACAAATTTATATGCGCCGAAGAGCAACGAAAACTGAATCTAAGCGGGAGAATCGAGCATCTCATTGGGAAAGAATCGAATATCGAAGGCTTGCAAGTGGATATAAACTATATAGGCGAATGTATCACATCACACTCCAGTgaaatgaaatatatataaaggGAAATTAACGATTAAAACTAAACCAAAAATGCACCGGCGTTTTTACTGTTTCGGGTTCTTGGGTATTGTagcatatgtatatatatatcgcACAGTTGtctttttttaaacaatgtaaattgatttatttgccttaattttatacatataaattGCCTAAAACTGTTATCgtttcttttcttttcgttTTCCTTGCTATGTTTTTGCAGTTTGTATCAATCATCCCCGCCGGATTCGCTATGCAGGCTGAATTTATCGGCACAGCGGTTCCATCTACGATCTAGACAtttatacacacacacacggatCGGAGTTTATAATTTACAGATTTGGGTCGTCGTCGCCCGACTTGGCTCAAAGGTCGGCTAAATTAAACTCGATTCGTAATCAAATATGCAGAAAACCTGCGTAAACTAAGGGAGCGTAAAGCGAAATGAAATGGGCCAGGGGCCGGGAATTAATAGTAAATGGAATCCGAGACCGTAAATAACACAAAGGTAAGTTAAtattaaaagtaaaacaaGCCTCGGGAGCGGTGCGCGTGTCAaggtgttttgtttttcaatttttttgttGCCTGATTATGAATTCTATATGGGTGTGTGTAGTGTGTGTGCATTCTGGAGTACAGGTGTATGCGTAATCAAATGTCTTTTGGTCTTGCGTCTATGACGCTCAACATGTAACGAAGAACGCAACCCTCCAAGTGGTCCAGAGCCAAACACACGGCTGAATCTGCTAGCGAATATTACAGAACCCAGAAGTACATGATAAACACTAGGAATATGATGCCAACGGCTGCCGCCTTCACGTACATGGACTTGCGGTTGAGCAGTTTGGCGTCCTTCTTGTACTTTTGCGACATCATAGACAAGTTCTGGGTCTTCGTATCGAGTTCTGAAAGGGGAAAAAGTTCATAATGAGAGAGCGATGTTTAGTCCTAGGTTGTTTAAATATCTCTGTTCGAGTCAAAATAGTCGTAGAGTGGGTGCTAAACGCATAGCTTATCTGACAGTTACCTGCCAGTACAGTGCCACGTTGAAGCACGTCGTCTATGTTTTGGACCATGATGCGCTGCACATCCTGCAGTTGTGTGTTGATGCTGCTGATGTTTCGTCTGCGGTCTGTCAACTGCTTTTTCGCCTTCTGTATGTACACGTCGAACTCTATGAATGCATACGGCCGCGTCACTGAATTGACTCGCCGGCCATAGTTTGCATGAAACTCCTGAGCCAGGTCCTCAAGGTAATTAAAGGCCAGTCGCTTCGAGTACATTTTGTCCACCATTACCAGGTAGCAGACGTCGTTCTCGATTAGGTAGCTGCAGGGAAAGATTTTGAATCATTTAATTGGCCTTCACATTGCATTCGTTTTTTCGGCAGCAAGCATTTCATTAAGTTCACATGTAATTGCGTGGATAAATCACAAGTTTATGTAGCTTATGAAATTCCATCTTTACCGATAGCTGATATAAAATCTTTTATTGGAGAAATCCAACATGATTATGCTTATGGATTTAGAGATTGCTGAATAAATGCCAAAATAACGCAGCTCTTTCAGGAATTGTTGGCTACTTACTGGAATAGGTATGGTCCTGTCTCGATGCTGCTCCGGGCTGGGGAGTGTGTGCCGAGCTTGCGGAAGAGCATCTTGGCCTGATTTTGATAATCCAGTATGCTGCGGCCGCTCTGAAAGTGAAAGTGCCTGAGTTGCGGAAGCGAAACGATTTTGAAGGTGATGGTGGCTACCTGCTCGTCATCCTGCATGGTACCCACTAGAGGGAGCCCGTCGATGACCCTGGCTATCATGGTCAGCAGCGCCATGATCCTGGTTACGATTATCTGTGGAATTGGTTTTCAATAGTCTTGGCCACGGCTGCACTTTGCCGCTGCCTCCTCCCGTTGGTCGCTACTTATTTACGATGTGGCTCCAATTCAGTCCAGTCCAATGGGTGAAGTTTGAGTCAGGGCGTCCCAGTCTTCGCTCGATTTTACAACTCAGCTGATCGCAGGGTGTATTCTGCACTGGTCCTCCGATTTCCCGTTTTACTGAATGGACTCTTGGCAAATTAGCCCCTGGTACGTCGTTCGATGGCACCACAAAACTATGTTGCAACGTCGCGGGCGGCGGGCGGAATGGATGGGATTGGGGGTATCTGTGGATGTTTGTCCAAATATACCAGCCAAAATACCAATACCACGTCATCGGTGTGACCACGATAATATACCGCAGATGTTAAAAAAGACTAAAAATCCTGAACGGTCACCCTAATGGAAAAACATACCAGCTTGTAGACGtctcatttaaaatatatgaacaTTTTTTAACCCTCTTATGTACTGCAATTAAATTAAGTTGTTCTCGTTTTTAGGGTAAATTTTGAAATTCTGTGTTTTTCTTAAGGTTTTCCAAAATCCTTTCTCTGTCTGGTCATATTGTTCGCAATTGAAACCCTAATTTAATATGGCATAACTTTCATGTGGTTTATTTCTCTATAATGTAGTAGAGGacaattttgtattttagACCTTAAAGAAGCATAGCTCTAAAGAATTGAGGTTTAAATATTATTACGTTGGATGAATTCAATATAGCCCACAAGTTATGTGCAGTATTTCCCTTTTTTGTTGCAATAAAATTGTAAATCTTTAAGGACGGTGCGAGTCCTGAATGGGAATGTCGAACCTTGAACCTCGATACACGTTAAGAAAAGTAGTCATTCCTGTTTGTTATTTGAATTGTTAACCAACATAAATTGGAATCCCTGGCATGGCGTACTAATTTCGAGTGTCAACTGCTCCAGACGGTTACGCAACGCTTTTAAATTCACTGGCGCTGATGGAGGAAGTGCACCCGAACCGATTGAATTGCTCAGATGCTTCCTCGACAGCGGGCTGCCCAAAAGTCGGTGACCAATGTAAGCCCAACAGGTTTCGCCCGTAGTAGCCATCCATAGTTTTCCACATCCACGTCCCATTTTTGGCCCGAAAAGGAAAAGTGGTTCACCCGCGAAACCGGACTTCAAGCAGGGCTGGGCAATTAAACTACTTGTGGTACTAGGAGGTGCGTAATAAGTTTTAGGCACTGAACAAATTTGAAGTaaatatttgcattttaaaATACTACTACTTCAAAATTCTGGGGATGGTCGTTTTCATGTTTATGTGGGGggaatatttaatattttaaattaaagtaaTAATTAGGTATGAAAATCATGTTTAGTTCTTGGTGGCGGGAGGGGGAGGTAGAATCCTCCGTTGCTAAAATTGACTATTCGGAGAGTCCACCTACCCTTATTTTTCACCGTGTATCGGTTCATCCACCGCCGAACGCGCGCGCTTCCGTTGTGTTGGATTTTGGCCGCCTTCCTCTTTCCTATGGAAGGAGGGAGATATATAAGAGGCTGCTCCGCCCAGAGACTTCACAATATAAAGTCAGTCATGGTCGGGTCACATCGTGCAACATTGCTAAGTCTACTATTGCACATCCTGTGCAATGAGCTAGCCGGCCAGCAGGTCCTTCTCGCGCGTCCCCAGAGATCCCTTTTCGAATCTCCGCTGAACCACGTGGAGCACCTACCTCCCTTGGGCTGGAATAGTGTGGGCGGCGGATTTGGAGCTGGCGAGTGGGCCTACAGTCCCGTTGGCCTAGGCCACATGAGCAAAGATGAACTGCTGACCCTACTAGAAGCCTGGAAGGAGGTGGAACAGGAATCGTCTACGACGACCACAGCGCCGCCAGCGGAGACCACCACACGCAGAACACCTCCTTCGCCGCCGCCACCTCCTCCACCACGCCCCATTCCCATACCAATTTCCATTCCCATGCCTGCTCCGGCTCTTCCATCTTTTTCCCAATCGCCTTCCGGAACCCCCATTACCGTCCAGCTCCCAGCTTTTGTGCCTGTACGCCTGGCTGCCGTGTTTACTCCGCCTTCCGGTGGAGCTGATGCGGAAGGAGCTGATGATGGTGCTCCGCCTGCTCCCGAAAGCGGAGATGCTGGAGGAGATGACATGGTCTCCGATGACGTGCCAGATGACGATGCCACTCCTCGTCTGTTTCGTTTTATGCCCATGCCAGTGGTTCGAGCCAGAGCCCACTCCCATTCACAGCCCAGGCAGCAGTTCGTGGTGAGGAACACCCTGGACAGCGTAGATGCGGGCACTGCTCCGGTCAGACAACAGGTTAAGCCGGAAGTCAAGCCCAAAGCGAGTGCTTATGCAGCTCCTCTGTCCATTCCCAAAGTTCCTAGCCACCCAGCTCCCATTTTCCGATCCAGGTAAGCAGAAACCAAAGCGACTGGAATCACCCAGCTTATTCCCGGAAGTCGCCCTAGATTTGGCATGCCTCCGCATCTGGCCAATGCACGCTTCGAACTGGTGCCCTCCTCACAAGTCATCGGCGACTGGCGGGAGTGATCCTGTACCTCAACTACATGATTCCATTACCAAAAGAGAAGAGTTCCCACCAAGGAACCGAGCAACTTCCGAAGGAGGCTTTCATGCTGGATTATCCCCACTGCCTTTTATACTTTACTGTaacatattttttgtttgtccAAAATACAATATGCAATTAGTCATAGGTTAACAACTTACCTTTTTATTAATGttaatgttttttaatttaggCGAACTAGCCAAGTAACCTCGTTGCTTTTAAGGCTACATTTTAATATGATCATTAAGACTTatatatatttcgtttttaaAACCAACACTATTTCTATTCAAACATATAGTACTTAGCGAAAGAAAGCTTGGGAGTATTGTGGAGGGATATTCTCTTCCTCTAAAATTAACAATCAATTCAATCACGTAGTTTCGCTTTAACACATCGACTTCGGAACATTATAAAACATACCTATATAATTATCATCACAGTTCTTATAAAACTTCCAGTCAAAACAGGGACAGAAATCtctagcaaaaaaaaaagtatatataaatTGATGTACAAAAAATTCCTAAGATGTTTGGTTCCGAATCCTTTGATGCTCTCTGCGGCGTGGGGGTCCCGCGTCCGAACTTCCAGCGGCTGATTGCATACGTAGAGCCCAACGAAGGTGGCCAGGAGGAAAATCTGGAGATGCAGGTATGGCACCGGCGGAAACAAAACTCCGCCAGTGCATCTTCGATCAGCGAGACGCGCATGTGCTGTCCAGAGGCCTTTGTGCGCGCCACCGTTGTAGAGGTGAATCCGCAGACAGGACAACCAATGACCCGGGGTCTCACTTTCCACCGTAGTCTGTGTCCCACAGACCTGCTGCCTCACCCATCACTCAGCCGGCGGTCTAAGGTCATGGACATCTGTCAGGAGCGGCTGAACCAGGAGAAGTGCCCTACGCTAGACAAGAAACCAACCATCACCAAGCTGGAGGTTATCTGGCAGTGTCCGGACCGATCCCTTCAAAGAGTACGTGCTCAAATGGCTTTCAGTTGCAAAGAGTTGGAGAAGGCTTTGAATTCCATCCAGGTGCACCACAAGGCTCTGCAGACGGAGGAGGAGCCGAGAAAACTGACCCTGGACAAGGCTACCTCCGTGGGCGGCTTCTCAATTATCCCAAATAGGTACGCCAAGGAACATCTGTTAAAAAGTAAAGCCTATACCAGAAGAGCCAGCTGTGTACAGGAACACTCAAGGCCTCCCAGCACGGAGGTCCGTTCAAACCTGCCTGCTTTCGATGTGGAGCTCAGACTATTGCTGACCCAGTACGGGGTGTCTGCCGGCCAGCTGACCAAAATGCTGCAGCGGTTCGTCATAAAAGAGCTGCCCGGTGACCAGGCAGGGACTCCGTCCTTGAACATACGGGAGACGGAGCAGAATGCCAGGAGCAGGAGAAAAATTCAGCGATTTAGCGAGCCCAGTAGCGACAAAGATAAAGATGTATCGGGCTACTCTGGCGACGATGACAGTTATGCAACAATCGCCGGCGGTAAGGATGTAGAACACCAGGTTGTGGGAAATGCGGAGTTAGTAGCTCCCAATCGCTCACTGAGCTCCAGCCTAGCCACGGATTCCCAGGAGATCAACGAGCTGTCCACGGCGGCAGGCCTAACGGCTGCCTTTGTCCGACGGCATAAGTGCTTCCAGCTGCTGGCCAGGCAGTCCAGGAGCCCTTCTCCGCCCTAGCCAAGTCCATGGATGTAATTGTCAGTTATAAATTATTGAGTGAATTAGTGTAATTAAAGTCTTGTTCATGAGAGCAATCTGGCTTCAAAGGCATCCGATGACATTGTTCTTGTCATTTTCAATTTATCTAAGTTCACCACACTATTACATTTGCAACAATCGATTATCGATAACAACCTCAGCTGTTCGATCTCTGCCACGCTCACCAACACTGGATCCCATTTCCCAACATTGCCACACCGTCGGTGAAAATAAGAACACGTCGAGATTTGTAAATGGATTATCCGCGAAAATAAAGACGTAAAAGGGTGAAGCTTTGGTGGCAAAACACAGTGAAGCAAGTGCAGGGAAATTTAGAAGAAGCCCCAAGTTCGAGTCGCCGGAAATCCGCACCTCCTGCTTGCTCTACGTGAAAATCTCCCGACTTGGCAACCTCGCCGTTTTCCCGCCTTTTTCTATGGCGAGTATGGATATAAGTTAATAATGATATTAATATATCTAAATTTAATCCCTTCCCGTGGTCGTGGGTAATCGCAGCGGTGTTTGTTCTTTTTTGTCGCTTAAATTATTGTTGTGCTCTGCTTCCAGGTGGGTGTatctcgcacacacacacataaacaCGCGCGCGCACACATCGATAACTAGGCCTATCGTTCTTGGGTATCGGCAGGCGTTATTATCGATATGATATGCCCCAAGTCGTTTCGGCGGGAAactatattatttatataatttaatgtaATATTTATACGATAATTAGTTACATGTCCATGAGGAGCGAAGCGGGAAGAGCAGCGCACACCGGCAGCCACTAGGAAAAGTCAGCGAGAAGTCCTCACCGCCCACAGCAACGTTTCGGTTTCCAATACCATACCGCCTGTGCCTGTGCCGTGGTGGAAAAGCCAGCCGGGAAAACAGCCGCAGCCATGAGTGAGCCCGAGCCGCAGGAGCTGGGCGCCGAGGTGGTCAGCGGATCGGTGGCGACCAGCGACGATGGCCAGGAGATGACCAAGGCCAAGTACACGAACCTGTGCCGCGAGCTCAACATGGACCGCCAGACGGAGCTGCAGGGCTACCAAATGTACCATGAGGTGTCCCAGAGGTGCTCCTTGGAGGTGAGTGGCGGGGAGAACAGGAAGAAGACCCATGGACGAAACTAACTTTACCCCCTTCCTCTTCTTACAGGGCGAGTCAATTCACTGGCTGTGTTGTGCCTTGTACGCCGCCTGCCGAAGGTCCAGCACGCCCACAGTGATTGGCCAGGACGCGGTAGTCAGGGGCAACTGCGTATCCTTGAATAATTTGCTGCGCTGCTGCCAGATGAGGTGGGTTTGGGCTGTGCCAGCTTCTCCAGCATTCAACACCCTGCCTTAACCCTTTTTCCAATCATAATCCATCAGCATATATGACTTCAAGACAAAGATCAAGCAGTGGTGCGACATGGCCAACCTGCCGCAGGAGTTTGTCAATGAGATCGAGGTCCTGGACCGCAAGTTCAGCATCACATTCACCCTGTACAAGCGTTTCCGCACCATTTTCGACAAGATATTTTCGTGTCCGCCCAACGAAAAGAAACACTCGAAGTACATGTGCGTATATCATCCTGTGTGCCCCGATCCTATCACTTTAAAGTCTCCTTTTTGAAACAGCTCTCTGCATGGTAACCATGCCCATGGCAAGTGCTCATATATAAAGCTGGACGACATCTGCTGGCGCTTGTTTCTCTGCGCAAAGAACCAGAAGCCTAGCAACACCGTGGACCTGGTTACCTCCTTTAACCTAATGATCTGCTGCATCGATGTGATATACAACAACGTGCTAGCCGAGAAGCGCACCGATCTCATCAACCAAAAGTTCGAGGGTCTGCCGAGCAACTGGATGGAGCTGGACTTTCGTCACAAGCCGCACTGCATTTTGGCTTACTTCTGTGACATGACTGAAGAGGCAAAGGCCATGAAGGCCACCACCTTCCGGCAGATCATGTCGAGCTTTTTTCAGACTTCGGTGGGTGTGATACACTGTCTTTGCGCCTTCTTAAGTCGTATAATTATCCTGTTTCTATATTGCATAGACCATCTACGGCAGTAAGGACACAATGCTGGGCCTGCTGGCCAACGAGAACTTCGAACGAAACCTCAAGTCTCTCAACATTAGCTATGAGCAATACGTCCTGAGTGTGGGCGAGTTCGACGAGCGCATCCTAAGTGCCTATGATGCTGGAGACCACACCGGCCTCAGCGACCAGTCCCTGCGTCCGCCAGTCACCCCGCTCACCCGCAAGCAAGACTTGCCTGCTCAGCCGTTGATGGCTGGCGACAAATTCGAGCCAGTCCGCAACGCCACTAACAACGTAAAGCAGCTAAGCGCCTTCGGACGGATTACCGAACCCACGGACTTCGTCAAGTATGTGAGCCGGGGACTCGATTCTTGGTTATTGAGTTTTGAGTTCCTCGGGAATAATTTCATCTACAGAAAAAGGGAAAGCAGTTTTCTTTCCCTTATTTGTATGCTAATTtactttatatttttcatttatatGAACGCAAAGTATGCCTTAATGCGTTAATGATCAATTTATTCCAATGAGTACAAATGTTTGTACCCGTTGTAGGCTTAAAGAGTATATTGTATTCGTTGAAAAGTATATAGCAGTTAGCAGTAAGATCAGATGCCGATtcgatctagctatgtccatctgcctgtcc harbors:
- the LOC108015078 gene encoding uncharacterized protein, which produces MEGGRYIRGCSAQRLHNIKSVMVGSHRATLLSLLLHILCNELAGQQVLLARPQRSLFESPLNHVEHLPPLGWNSVGGGFGAGEWAYSPVGLGHMSKDELLTLLEAWKEVEQESSTTTTAPPAETTTRRTPPSPPPPPPPRPIPIPISIPMPAPALPSFSQSPSGTPITVQLPAFVPVRLAAVFTPPSGGADAEGADDGAPPAPESGDAGGDDMVSDDVPDDDATPRLFRFMPMPVVRARAHSHSQPRQQFVVRNTLDSVDAGTAPVRQQVKPEVKPKASAYAAPLSIPKVPSHPAPIFRSRFGMPPHLANARFELVPSSQVIGDWRE
- the Sec22 gene encoding vesicle-trafficking protein SEC22b isoform X1, with product MALLTMIARVIDGLPLVGTMQDDEQVATITFKIVSLPQLRHFHFQSGRSILDYQNQAKMLFRKLGTHSPARSSIETGPYLFHYLIENDVCYLVMVDKMYSKRLAFNYLEDLAQEFHANYGRRVNSVTRPYAFIEFDVYIQKAKKQLTDRRRNISSINTQLQDVQRIMVQNIDDVLQRGTVLAELDTKTQNLSMMSQKYKKDAKLLNRKSMYVKAAAVGIIFLVFIMYFWVL
- the Rbf gene encoding retinoblastoma family protein isoform X2; translation: MSEPEPQELGAEVVSGSVATSDDGQEMTKAKYTNLCRELNMDRQTELQGYQMYHEVSQRCSLEGESIHWLCCALYAACRRSSTPTVIGQDAVVRGNCVSLNNLLRCCQMSIYDFKTKIKQWCDMANLPQEFVNEIEVLDRKFSITFTLYKRFRTIFDKIFSCPPNEKKHSKYISLHGNHAHGKCSYIKLDDICWRLFLCAKNQKPSNTVDLVTSFNLMICCIDVIYNNVLAEKRTDLINQKFEGLPSNWMELDFRHKPHCILAYFCDMTEEAKAMKATTFRQIMSSFFQTSTIYGSKDTMLGLLANENFERNLKSLNISYEQYVLSVGEFDERILSAYDAGDHTGLSDQSLRPPVTPLTRKQDLPAQPLMAGDKFEPVRNATNNVKQLSAFGRITEPTDFVKQAGEEVIAKLLNIIEEIKQKFLAKYPSTEARSRFRLAKSFYFYLLDQILQAEIRNKPDIDLKRLLVQKISLDIFNITLMACCVELVLEAYETELKFPWVLDCFSISAFEFQKIIEIVVRHGSHEGCLNRSLIKHLNSIEETCLERLAWARDSTVWDMIASAPPPLPTSLVVNRDRSAGALQIFLRKVYLLGWLRIQKLCSELELCDKTPECIWHIFEHSITHKTDLMKDRHLDQNIMCAIYIYIRVKRMEDPKFSDIMRAYRNQPQAVNSVYREVFIEFNDDGEPKVKDIIQFYNNIYVPKIRQFAIEYLNVTPDVSGRTSDLLLSPHPKERAAQPKKVTQNHSLFVSQMPKNEIQQSPNQMVYRFYHSPAKDLQLMNEKFVQRQPARIHTLTIQYM
- the Sec22 gene encoding vesicle-trafficking protein SEC22b isoform X2, which translates into the protein MALLTMIARVIDGLPLVGTMQDDEQSGRSILDYQNQAKMLFRKLGTHSPARSSIETGPYLFHYLIENDVCYLVMVDKMYSKRLAFNYLEDLAQEFHANYGRRVNSVTRPYAFIEFDVYIQKAKKQLTDRRRNISSINTQLQDVQRIMVQNIDDVLQRGTVLAELDTKTQNLSMMSQKYKKDAKLLNRKSMYVKAAAVGIIFLVFIMYFWVL
- the LOC108014923 gene encoding uncharacterized protein, yielding MDICQERLNQEKCPTLDKKPTITKLEVIWQCPDRSLQRVRAQMAFSCKELEKALNSIQVHHKALQTEEEPRKLTLDKATSVGGFSIIPNRYAKEHLLKSKAYTRRASCVQEHSRPPSTEVRSNLPAFDVELRLLLTQYGVSAGQLTKMLQRFVIKELPGDQAGTPSLNIRETEQNARSRRKIQRFSEPSSDKDKDVSGYSGDDDSYATIAGGKDVEHQVVGNAELVAPNRSLSSSLATDSQEINELSTAAGLTAAFVRRHKCFQLLARQSRSPSPP